A genomic window from Nicotiana sylvestris chromosome 11, ASM39365v2, whole genome shotgun sequence includes:
- the LOC104231088 gene encoding nudix hydrolase 9-like isoform X3: MEEKSSCDGIHEFKLLLSCPSGLSPSQVSVVFNEAYDRIPHPDPFLEESIFEEWDARERLSSIYNRPKFRYGGYTFDVGNDPKQQPHVSLQLGLTDYRDFVGTNLSPIWERYLVPSEDDCIQCQHTSSPLGNGAVVETSDKKILVLQRSNRVGEFPGYFAFPGGNPEPQDVGIVSHELNQCRNSKVSQEMFDSIVCEVVEETGAPANSLSSPIFIGISQRVLNVRPIAFFFIKCNLQSDEIQQLYSSAQNGFESTQLYAVSMPCGSPMWRERDHLA; encoded by the exons ATGGAGGAGAAAAGCAGCTGCGACGGTATTCACGAATTCAAGCTGCTGCTCTCATGTCCTTCTGGTCTATCTCCTTCACAG GTGTCAGTTGTTTTCAATGAAGCATACGACAGGATTCCCCATCCCGACCCTTTTTTGGAGGAGTCCATTTTCGAG GAATGGGATGCAAGAGAGCGACTTTCATCAATTTACAATAGGCCGAAGTTTAGG TATGGAGGATACACTTTCGATGTAGGAAATGATCCCAAGCAACAGCCTCATGTTTCCCTTCAGCTTGGTCTAACAGATTATAG GGATTTTGTGGGGACAAATTTAAGTCCTATTTGGGAAAGATATCTTGTTCCATCTGAAG ATGATTGCATACAGTGTCAGCACACATCTAGTCCTCTGGGTAATGGTGCAGTTGTAGAAACTTCTGATAAGAAAATACTTGTGCTTCAGAGAAGTAATAGAGTTGGAGAATTCCCCGGATATTTTGCTTTTCCTGGAGGCAATCCAGAG CCCCAAGACGTTGGAATAGTCTCCCAtgagctgaatcaatgtcgcaacAGCAAAGTTTCTCAAGAAATGTTTGACAGCATTGTCTGTGAAGTTGTTGAAGAAACTGGAGCTCCTGCAAATAGCCTT TCCAGCCCCATCTTTATTGGTATATCCCAAAGAGTATTGAATGTTAGGCCAATTGCTTTCTTCTTCATCAAATGCAATCTTCAGTCGGATGAAATTCAACAATTGTATTCTAGCGCACAAAATGGCTTCGAGTCAACTCAGCTTTATGCTGTTTCAATG CCTTGCGGGAGTCCCATGTGGAGGGAAAGGGACCATCTAGCATGA